The following are encoded together in the Actinoplanes sp. N902-109 genome:
- a CDS encoding nitrate/nitrite transporter, translated as MQGSARAWAVWAVGLSAYVVAVLHRTSLGVAGLDAQQRFGIGAGALASFAVLQLLVYAGLQVPVGLLLDRFGSLRLVVAGAVVMAAGQTLMAFSDGLSGAIAARVLVGAGDAMTFISVLRLVPQWFPTRRVPVVTQLTGIVGQLGQILSAVPLAALLAGPGWRTAFISAAGAGVFVALLALTALHDSPERRILQGEAITARQLGRDLVSAWQHPGTRLGLWTHFSTQFPGTVFALIWGYPFLLAGEGLGRGTASTLLTVYVVVGMIGGPLFGVVVERHPLRRSWVVLSVVAANALGWGLVLAWPGRAPLVVLVALVVALGLGGPGSMIGFEFARTFNPPNRLGTATGIVNVGGFVASLITILLVGVILDARTGGSADYDIADFKVAMSVQYALMLIGVVGILRTRRLARRRLAAEGVHVRPLREVFAERGWFSAQHIGKG; from the coding sequence ATGCAAGGCAGCGCCCGAGCCTGGGCGGTCTGGGCTGTCGGTCTCTCCGCATACGTGGTGGCGGTGCTCCATCGCACCTCACTCGGCGTCGCCGGGCTGGACGCGCAGCAACGCTTCGGCATCGGCGCCGGGGCCCTGGCGTCGTTCGCGGTGCTGCAGCTGCTGGTCTACGCCGGTCTGCAGGTGCCGGTCGGGCTCCTGCTCGACCGGTTCGGCTCGCTGCGGCTGGTGGTGGCCGGCGCGGTGGTCATGGCGGCCGGGCAGACCCTGATGGCGTTCTCCGACGGGCTCAGCGGGGCGATCGCCGCGCGGGTCCTGGTCGGCGCGGGTGACGCGATGACGTTCATCAGCGTGCTGAGGCTCGTCCCGCAGTGGTTCCCCACCCGGCGGGTCCCGGTCGTCACCCAGCTGACCGGCATCGTGGGGCAGCTGGGCCAGATCCTCAGCGCGGTGCCGCTGGCCGCGTTGCTGGCCGGCCCCGGCTGGCGCACGGCGTTCATCAGCGCCGCGGGCGCCGGCGTGTTCGTCGCGCTGCTCGCGCTGACCGCCCTGCACGACTCACCCGAACGGCGGATTCTGCAGGGCGAGGCGATCACCGCCCGGCAGCTCGGCCGGGACCTGGTCAGCGCCTGGCAGCACCCGGGCACCCGGCTCGGGCTGTGGACCCACTTCAGCACCCAGTTCCCCGGCACGGTGTTCGCGCTGATCTGGGGTTACCCGTTCCTGCTGGCCGGCGAAGGGCTGGGCCGCGGCACCGCGAGCACCCTGCTCACGGTGTACGTGGTGGTCGGCATGATCGGTGGCCCGCTGTTCGGCGTGGTGGTGGAACGCCACCCGCTGCGCCGCTCCTGGGTCGTGCTGAGCGTGGTGGCCGCCAACGCGCTGGGCTGGGGACTGGTGCTGGCGTGGCCGGGCCGGGCGCCGCTGGTCGTGCTGGTCGCGCTGGTGGTGGCCCTCGGGCTGGGCGGGCCGGGCTCGATGATCGGCTTCGAGTTCGCCCGCACGTTCAACCCGCCCAACCGGCTCGGCACCGCGACCGGCATCGTCAACGTCGGCGGGTTCGTCGCGTCGCTCATCACGATTCTGCTGGTGGGGGTCATTCTCGACGCCCGCACCGGGGGCAGCGCGGATTACGACATAGCAGACTTCAAGGTTGCCATGAGCGTGCAGTACGCACTGATGCTCATCGGTGTGGTCGGTATCCTTCGAACCCGCCGGCTCGCCCGGCGCCGGTTGGCCGCCGAGGGCGTGCACGTCCGGCCGCTGCGTGAGGTGTTCGCCGAACGCGGCTGGTTTAGCGCCCAGCACATCGGTAAAGGCTGA
- a CDS encoding UBP-type zinc finger domain-containing protein: protein MSQPVCTHLDEAQDITPSGQGCVECLASGGHWVHLRVCMTCGHVGCCDSSPGKHATAHFHAESHPLVQSYEPGEDWWWCYRDEVALKVADRPTYTYS from the coding sequence GTGAGCCAACCCGTCTGCACCCACCTGGACGAGGCCCAGGACATCACCCCCTCCGGACAGGGCTGTGTCGAGTGCCTGGCCTCCGGCGGCCACTGGGTGCACCTGCGCGTCTGCATGACCTGCGGGCACGTCGGCTGCTGCGACTCGTCGCCCGGCAAGCACGCGACCGCGCACTTCCACGCCGAGTCCCACCCGCTCGTGCAGTCCTACGAGCCGGGTGAGGACTGGTGGTGGTGCTACCGGGACGAGGTCGCCCTCAAGGTCGCCGACCGACCCACCTATACCTACAGCTAG
- a CDS encoding sodium:calcium antiporter — protein sequence MVHILLLLGCAVAIYLACEWFVNAVEWLGARLRVGPLAVGTILAAAGTALPESVVTLIAVLFGSEHAGDDIGIGAALGGPLVVGTIAYAVTGFMLLTRRRARQTVPAAGPGTATGPLDGADMRQLARDQSWFLVIFVVKVALGLVAFAVKPWLGVLFFLAYAVYFWRETGGAGPHEAAADDLEPLKLQPRRDSPSTLAVVAQTLATLVVIFLASQLFVRQLEWAGPALGLSPIVVALLLSPVATELPEVMNAIIWVRQGKTPLALANISGAMMIQATVPSGIGLLGTPWRFDAPLVLAGVATLLSVVYLLVLFRTGRVTPGRLTVAAVFYVLFAVGLAVVQ from the coding sequence GTGGTTCACATCCTGCTGCTGCTCGGCTGCGCGGTGGCCATCTACCTGGCCTGCGAGTGGTTCGTCAACGCCGTGGAATGGCTGGGCGCCCGGCTGCGCGTCGGCCCGCTCGCGGTCGGCACGATCCTCGCCGCCGCCGGCACCGCGTTGCCCGAGAGCGTGGTCACGCTGATCGCGGTGCTGTTCGGCAGCGAGCACGCCGGCGACGACATCGGTATCGGCGCCGCGCTGGGTGGCCCGCTGGTGGTGGGCACCATCGCGTACGCGGTAACCGGCTTCATGCTGCTGACCCGCCGCCGCGCCCGGCAGACCGTGCCCGCCGCCGGGCCCGGCACTGCCACCGGCCCGCTGGACGGCGCGGACATGCGGCAGCTCGCCCGGGACCAGTCGTGGTTCCTGGTCATCTTCGTGGTCAAGGTGGCCCTCGGCCTGGTCGCCTTTGCCGTCAAGCCATGGCTGGGCGTGCTGTTCTTCCTCGCGTACGCGGTCTACTTCTGGCGCGAGACCGGTGGTGCCGGCCCGCACGAGGCGGCGGCCGACGATCTCGAACCGTTGAAGCTGCAGCCGCGGCGGGACAGCCCGTCGACCCTCGCCGTGGTGGCCCAGACGCTGGCCACACTGGTTGTCATTTTCCTGGCGTCGCAGCTGTTCGTGCGTCAGCTCGAATGGGCCGGTCCGGCGCTGGGCCTCTCACCGATCGTGGTGGCGTTGCTGCTCTCACCGGTCGCCACCGAGCTGCCGGAGGTCATGAACGCGATCATCTGGGTACGCCAGGGCAAGACCCCGCTGGCGCTGGCCAACATCTCCGGCGCGATGATGATCCAGGCGACGGTACCCTCCGGCATCGGCCTGCTCGGCACTCCGTGGCGCTTCGACGCACCGCTCGTGCTGGCAGGCGTGGCCACCCTGCTCTCGGTGGTGTATTTGCTCGTGCTGTTCCGCACCGGCCGCGTCACCCCGGGCCGGTTGACGGTGGCCGCGGTCTTCTACGTGCTGTTCGCCGTTGGCCTGGCCGTCGTGCAATGA
- a CDS encoding DinB family protein codes for MKVTDLLAEAYGRLPDLVTSAVRGLSAEQLAAAPAEGANTVGWLVWHLARVQDSHIAELLGEDQIYASGDWAASFGLQPDPGNTGYGHDAAQVAEVRPRDAQALTGYHQAVHDRTMGYLAGLTEQDLDRVVDENWDPPVTLGVRLISILDDDVQHAGQAAYVRGLIS; via the coding sequence ATGAAGGTCACCGACCTGCTGGCCGAGGCGTACGGCCGGCTTCCCGATCTGGTCACCTCGGCGGTGCGGGGCCTGAGCGCCGAGCAGCTCGCCGCCGCCCCGGCCGAAGGGGCCAACACGGTCGGCTGGCTGGTCTGGCACCTGGCCCGGGTGCAGGACAGCCACATCGCAGAGCTGCTCGGCGAGGACCAGATCTATGCCTCGGGTGACTGGGCGGCGAGCTTCGGCCTGCAGCCCGACCCCGGCAACACCGGCTACGGCCACGACGCCGCGCAGGTCGCCGAGGTACGCCCGCGGGACGCGCAGGCGCTGACGGGCTACCACCAGGCCGTCCACGACCGCACCATGGGATACCTGGCCGGCCTCACCGAGCAGGACCTGGACCGGGTCGTCGACGAGAACTGGGACCCGCCGGTCACCCTCGGCGTCCGGCTGATCAGCATCCTCGACGACGACGTCCAGCACGCCGGTCAGGCGGCATACGTGCGGGGCCTGATCAGCTGA
- a CDS encoding multidrug effflux MFS transporter, giving the protein MAETRTLTPPDDDELSPGELLPSGRRARIVLVLGFLTALGPLTIDMYLPALPTITDDFGVTAAAVQLTLTGTLVGLALGQLLVGPMSDAVGRRAPLIAGVAVHLLASVLCVIAPNLAVLGSLRVLQGLGAAAASVVAMAVVRDLFSGFAAAKLFSRLMLVVGVAPILAPTIGGQTLQFTSWRGVFVVLTLIAVAILAVTAIVLPETLPAERRRNGGIAGTVRDYGRLFTDRVYVGLILVAGLAMAALFAYVSGSSYVLQDGFGLSEQQFAFVFAGGAVGLIGATQFNVRLLRRWTPQQILAGSLVGGLGFALVLLITAATGFGGLFGVLVPLWLVLTTVGLAMPNAPALALSRHGEAAGTAAALLGAVQFGVGALAAPLVGILGVGAVAMAVVVFGGMLAAALVCFLVVQPHRLPADQPAVVVAVAH; this is encoded by the coding sequence GTGGCTGAGACTCGAACCCTGACCCCGCCCGACGACGACGAGTTGTCCCCTGGCGAACTGCTGCCATCGGGACGGCGTGCGCGCATCGTTCTGGTGCTCGGCTTCCTGACCGCGCTCGGTCCGCTGACCATCGACATGTATCTTCCGGCGCTGCCGACCATCACCGACGACTTCGGGGTCACCGCGGCCGCCGTGCAGCTCACGCTGACCGGCACGCTGGTCGGTCTGGCGCTGGGGCAGCTGCTGGTCGGCCCGATGTCCGACGCCGTCGGGCGGCGCGCACCGCTGATCGCCGGGGTCGCGGTGCACCTGCTCGCCTCGGTGCTCTGCGTGATCGCGCCGAATCTCGCCGTCCTCGGCTCGTTGCGGGTGCTGCAGGGCCTCGGCGCCGCTGCCGCGTCGGTGGTGGCGATGGCCGTCGTGCGCGACCTGTTCAGCGGTTTCGCCGCGGCGAAACTGTTCTCCCGGCTGATGCTGGTCGTCGGCGTGGCGCCGATCCTGGCCCCGACCATCGGCGGCCAGACGCTCCAGTTCACCTCGTGGCGCGGCGTCTTCGTGGTGCTCACCCTGATCGCGGTCGCGATCCTGGCGGTCACCGCGATCGTGCTGCCCGAGACCCTGCCCGCGGAGCGCCGTCGCAACGGCGGGATCGCCGGTACGGTCCGCGACTACGGCCGGCTGTTCACCGACCGGGTGTACGTGGGCCTCATCCTGGTCGCCGGGCTGGCGATGGCGGCGCTGTTCGCCTACGTGAGCGGCTCCTCATACGTCCTGCAGGACGGGTTCGGCCTGAGCGAGCAGCAGTTCGCCTTCGTCTTCGCGGGCGGCGCGGTCGGGCTGATCGGGGCCACCCAGTTCAACGTGCGACTGCTGCGCCGCTGGACGCCGCAGCAGATCCTGGCCGGGTCGCTGGTCGGTGGTCTCGGCTTCGCGCTGGTGCTGCTGATCACGGCGGCCACCGGCTTCGGCGGGCTGTTCGGCGTGCTCGTTCCCCTCTGGCTCGTGCTCACCACGGTCGGGCTCGCCATGCCGAACGCCCCGGCGCTGGCGCTGTCCCGGCACGGCGAGGCGGCCGGCACCGCGGCTGCCCTGCTCGGTGCGGTCCAGTTCGGCGTCGGCGCGCTGGCCGCCCCGCTGGTCGGCATCCTCGGGGTCGGCGCGGTGGCCATGGCGGTCGTCGTCTTCGGCGGCATGCTCGCCGCCGCCCTGGTCTGCTTCCTGGTCGTCCAGCCGCACCGGCTGCCCGCCGACCAACCCGCGGTGGTCGTGGCGGTCGCCCACTGA
- a CDS encoding ricin-type beta-trefoil lectin domain protein, with product MIRIPKVVTAALVFASGVPVMSLATPASAAPPTASAANVVNRFDLDPGMLAAMRRDLGLSDDRIASRLATEAAAPVVQKRLAARLGTSFAGAWIAPGADRLTVAVTDRRQEATVRSEGAIPRLVTRSAADLTAARARLDHAATEQRNPAIHSWYVDVARNTVVVSAAPGAEAQARSFAEASGAGPVDVVTSAETPRTVYDIRGGDQYVINGNTLCSVGFPVAGGFVSAGHCGGVNSPTLGNNNVAQGTFAGSSFPGNDYSFIRTNGNWTPQPWVNNYAGGNVVVAGSQDAAIGSSICRSGRTTGWRCGTLQGREETVNYAQGAVSGLSRMSACAEPGDSGGSVISGNQAQGVTSGVTGNCTSGGTTWFQPVNEILGVYGLALTTSGGNGSTSAVVSDWNTKCIDVPNANFSDGVLVQMWTCNGTGAQRWTFVNGTLQTSNNKCLDIAWGSTANGAAVQIVGCSGNPAQQFVLSAAGDLVNPQANKCLDIKDWNGNDGALLQLWDCSGTANQKWHRA from the coding sequence ATGATCCGCATCCCCAAGGTTGTCACCGCGGCGCTGGTTTTCGCTTCCGGCGTACCCGTGATGTCCCTCGCCACCCCCGCCTCCGCCGCCCCGCCCACCGCGTCGGCTGCCAACGTTGTCAACCGCTTCGACCTGGACCCCGGCATGCTCGCCGCGATGCGCCGCGACCTCGGCCTGAGCGACGACCGGATCGCGTCGCGGCTGGCCACCGAGGCGGCGGCGCCGGTGGTCCAGAAACGCCTCGCCGCCCGGCTCGGCACCAGCTTCGCGGGCGCCTGGATCGCGCCGGGCGCGGACCGGCTGACCGTCGCGGTCACCGACCGCCGACAAGAAGCCACGGTACGGTCGGAGGGCGCCATCCCCCGGCTCGTGACCCGCAGCGCGGCCGACCTGACCGCGGCCCGGGCCAGGCTCGACCACGCTGCCACCGAGCAGCGGAACCCGGCGATCCACAGCTGGTACGTCGACGTGGCCCGCAACACGGTCGTGGTCAGCGCCGCACCCGGTGCCGAGGCGCAGGCCCGCTCGTTCGCGGAAGCAAGCGGTGCCGGCCCGGTCGACGTGGTGACCAGCGCGGAGACCCCACGCACCGTGTATGACATCCGCGGCGGCGATCAGTACGTCATCAACGGCAACACGCTGTGCTCGGTGGGCTTCCCGGTGGCCGGTGGCTTTGTCAGCGCGGGCCACTGCGGTGGCGTCAACAGCCCGACGCTCGGCAACAACAACGTCGCCCAGGGGACGTTCGCCGGGTCGTCTTTCCCCGGAAACGACTACTCGTTCATCCGTACCAATGGGAACTGGACCCCGCAGCCGTGGGTGAACAACTATGCCGGCGGCAACGTGGTGGTCGCGGGGTCGCAGGACGCGGCCATCGGCAGCTCGATCTGCCGGTCCGGCCGCACGACCGGCTGGCGGTGCGGCACGCTGCAGGGCCGCGAGGAGACGGTGAACTACGCGCAGGGCGCGGTGAGCGGGCTGAGCCGGATGAGCGCGTGCGCGGAGCCCGGCGACTCCGGCGGCTCGGTCATCTCCGGCAACCAGGCCCAGGGCGTGACCTCGGGTGTCACCGGCAACTGCACGTCCGGCGGCACCACCTGGTTCCAGCCGGTCAACGAGATTCTCGGGGTGTACGGCCTGGCGCTGACCACCTCGGGTGGCAACGGCAGCACCAGCGCGGTCGTCAGTGACTGGAACACCAAGTGCATCGACGTGCCGAACGCGAACTTCTCCGACGGCGTGCTGGTGCAGATGTGGACCTGCAACGGCACGGGCGCCCAGCGCTGGACGTTCGTCAACGGCACCCTGCAGACGTCGAACAACAAGTGCCTCGACATCGCCTGGGGCTCGACGGCCAACGGCGCCGCGGTGCAGATCGTCGGGTGCAGCGGCAACCCGGCCCAGCAGTTCGTCCTGTCCGCCGCCGGTGACCTGGTCAACCCGCAGGCCAACAAGTGCCTCGACATCAAGGACTGGAACGGCAACGACGGCGCGCTGCTCCAGCTGTGGGACTGCTCCGGCACGGCCAACCAGAAGTGGCACCGCGCTTAG
- a CDS encoding ATP-binding protein has protein sequence MTEASAPVEEIKLQPCEPGKLTIDELRTLFLFEKLTDEQLTWIAEHGCTMHAPAGALVLREGDPAEQFFVLLSGTIALTRRVGQDDVQTTRTEQRGVYMGATQAYIRDDGVPRKYMASMRALDDADFFMLSAEDFGSMMRDWFPMAIHLLEGLALGYRSQQAAISERQRLMALGALSAGLMHELNNPAAAASRATGALRQRVAGMRHKLGMLAAGKVAPERLVALVELQEEVIERAAKAPTLTAMQTADREDELGEWLEERNVTGAWDVAAVFAQGGLDIDCLEEIQAKLETPKLLDKAVQWISYALETEQLMSDIEDATGRVSNLVLAAKQYSQLDRAAHQWIDVHTGLDSTLVMLGHKIGTGVTVVKDYDRTLPQVPAHPAELNQVWTNIIDNAVQAMNGAGTLTVSTFRKDDYVVVSIGDTGPGIPEELRKRVFEPFFTTKPVGEGTGLGLDISYRIVTNGHGGDIHVQSQPGDTRFLVKLPITEPASR, from the coding sequence ATGACCGAGGCATCCGCGCCCGTGGAGGAGATCAAGCTCCAGCCCTGCGAACCCGGCAAGCTCACCATCGACGAGCTGCGCACCCTGTTCCTGTTCGAGAAGCTGACCGACGAGCAGCTCACCTGGATCGCCGAGCACGGCTGCACCATGCACGCCCCGGCCGGCGCGCTGGTGCTGCGCGAGGGCGACCCCGCCGAGCAGTTCTTCGTGCTGCTCAGCGGCACGATCGCGCTCACCCGCCGGGTCGGGCAGGACGACGTCCAGACCACCCGCACCGAGCAGCGCGGGGTCTACATGGGGGCCACCCAGGCGTACATCCGTGACGACGGCGTGCCCCGCAAGTACATGGCCTCCATGCGCGCGCTGGACGACGCCGACTTCTTCATGCTCTCGGCCGAGGACTTCGGCTCGATGATGCGCGACTGGTTCCCGATGGCGATCCACCTGCTGGAAGGGCTGGCCCTGGGCTACCGCAGCCAGCAGGCCGCCATCTCGGAACGACAGCGGCTGATGGCCCTCGGCGCGCTCTCCGCCGGCCTCATGCACGAGCTCAACAACCCGGCCGCCGCCGCCTCGCGGGCCACCGGAGCCCTGCGCCAGCGGGTCGCCGGCATGCGGCACAAGCTGGGCATGCTGGCCGCCGGCAAGGTCGCCCCGGAACGCCTCGTCGCCCTGGTCGAGCTGCAGGAGGAGGTCATCGAGCGCGCCGCCAAGGCACCCACGCTGACCGCCATGCAGACCGCCGACCGCGAGGACGAACTGGGCGAGTGGCTGGAGGAGCGCAACGTCACCGGCGCGTGGGACGTCGCGGCGGTGTTCGCCCAGGGCGGCCTCGACATCGACTGCCTCGAGGAGATCCAGGCCAAGCTCGAGACGCCCAAGCTGCTCGACAAGGCCGTGCAGTGGATCAGCTACGCGCTCGAGACCGAGCAGCTGATGAGCGACATCGAGGACGCCACCGGCCGGGTCTCCAACCTGGTGCTCGCGGCCAAGCAGTATTCCCAGCTCGACCGGGCCGCCCACCAGTGGATCGACGTGCACACCGGCCTCGACAGCACGCTGGTGATGCTGGGCCACAAGATCGGCACCGGCGTCACGGTGGTCAAGGACTACGACCGCACCCTGCCGCAGGTCCCGGCCCACCCCGCCGAGCTCAACCAGGTCTGGACCAACATCATCGACAACGCGGTGCAGGCCATGAACGGCGCCGGCACGCTGACCGTCAGCACGTTCCGCAAGGACGACTACGTCGTGGTCTCGATCGGCGACACCGGCCCCGGCATCCCCGAGGAGCTGCGCAAGCGCGTCTTCGAGCCGTTCTTCACCACCAAGCCGGTGGGCGAGGGCACGGGCCTCGGCCTCGACATCTCCTACCGGATCGTGACCAATGGCCACGGCGGCGACATCCACGTGCAGAGCCAGCCGGGCGACACCCGCTTCCTGGTCAAGCTCCCGATCACCGAGCCCGCCTCGCGCTGA
- a CDS encoding NAD(+)/NADH kinase produces the protein MGMVKVVGLVLHPRRDCGSAINAIVAWAQSRQVTVLGLHDEITRIDCDAVAVSADEMVERAGLLVSLGGDGTMLRTMRLVEGRKTPVLGVNVGRLGFLAEVDLPDLAGALSSIDEHDFTVESRTSVRTTLPDGKEVSAFNDIAMVRVPGDGLAHIGINVEGSNFVRYAADAVIVATPTGSTAYSFSAGGPIVSPNVEGLLVSASAAHSSFNRSLMLSPDEQLELDVLPTSGRLAIEVDGIIQGYAGPGDCLKIVPVPAAAQVIRFGRTSFYERARRKLRVEGSAQVGAGDPEDAVVVDSFEQSRYEVLLGGELAGMLHYRQHGETIELAHTEIDQSFEGRGLAGRLASAALRDARRRGIEVRVTCPFVSGYLDRHPEYHDVLATAPAGEDLA, from the coding sequence ATGGGCATGGTCAAGGTGGTGGGGCTCGTCCTGCACCCGCGCCGCGACTGCGGATCGGCCATCAACGCCATCGTGGCCTGGGCACAGTCCCGGCAGGTGACCGTGCTCGGGCTGCACGACGAGATCACCCGCATCGACTGCGACGCCGTGGCGGTCTCCGCCGACGAGATGGTCGAGCGCGCCGGGCTGCTGGTCAGCCTGGGCGGTGACGGCACCATGCTGCGCACCATGCGGCTGGTCGAGGGGCGCAAGACCCCGGTGCTCGGGGTCAACGTCGGCCGGCTGGGCTTCCTGGCCGAGGTCGACCTGCCCGACCTGGCCGGTGCGCTGTCGTCGATCGACGAGCACGACTTCACCGTCGAGTCCCGCACGTCCGTGCGCACCACGCTGCCCGACGGCAAAGAGGTGTCGGCGTTCAACGACATCGCGATGGTGCGCGTGCCCGGCGACGGTCTCGCGCACATCGGCATCAACGTCGAGGGCAGCAACTTCGTGCGGTACGCGGCGGACGCCGTGATCGTCGCCACCCCGACCGGGTCGACCGCCTACAGCTTCTCCGCCGGTGGCCCGATCGTCTCGCCCAACGTCGAGGGGCTGCTGGTCAGCGCTTCCGCCGCGCACTCCTCGTTCAACCGGTCGCTGATGCTCTCGCCCGACGAGCAGCTCGAGCTCGACGTGCTGCCCACCAGCGGCCGGCTCGCCATCGAGGTCGACGGCATCATCCAGGGCTACGCCGGCCCCGGTGACTGCCTCAAGATCGTCCCGGTCCCGGCCGCCGCCCAGGTCATCCGGTTCGGCCGCACCTCGTTCTACGAGCGGGCCCGGCGCAAGCTGCGGGTCGAGGGCAGCGCCCAGGTCGGAGCCGGTGACCCCGAGGACGCCGTCGTGGTCGACAGCTTCGAGCAGTCGCGCTACGAGGTGCTGCTCGGCGGCGAGCTCGCCGGCATGCTGCACTACCGGCAGCACGGCGAGACCATCGAGCTGGCCCACACCGAGATCGACCAGTCGTTCGAGGGTCGCGGGCTGGCCGGCCGGCTGGCCTCGGCGGCCCTGCGCGACGCCCGCCGGCGCGGCATCGAGGTGCGGGTGACCTGCCCGTTCGTCAGCGGTTACCTGGACCGTCACCCCGAGTATCACGACGTGCTGGCGACAGCACCGGCTGGAGAGGACCTCGCGTGA
- a CDS encoding FAD-dependent oxidoreductase, which produces MGHPAILTVDDDPSVSRAIARDLRRRYGEHYRIIRASSAADALDALKDIKLRGGRVAVVLADYRMPQMNGIEFLEQAMDLFPHARRALLTAYADTDAAIQAINVVDVDHYLLKPWDPPEEKLYPVIDALLDAWQVTGDREIEDIRVVGHRWSEPSYQIRDFLARNLVPYKWFSADDPEGLRLLEAAGVGPEAVPLVVTADGRALTQPSTSEVAEAAGLSTAPNRDFYDLIIVGGGPAGLGAAVYGASEGLKTLLVERQAVGGQAGQSSRIENYLGFPDGISGAQLTDRARRQAGKFEAEVLNTREVTGLRLDGSARTLTFADGGEVSAHSLVLATGVAYRPLVADGIAELTGSGVYYGSAATEGPSCAGSDVYIVGGANSAGQAALFFSRYARSVTLLVRGDSLEASMSYYLIQQLDRVDNIHVRTRCEVVGAEGSGHLQAITICDSKNGAVASVECGYLFIFIGAEPRTDWLGDAVARDGKGFVYTGPDLLRNGTRPAGWDRDRDPFYLECSVPGIFAAGDVRANSVKRVASAVGEGAMAVTLVHRYLEAQ; this is translated from the coding sequence ATGGGCCATCCCGCGATCCTGACCGTCGACGACGACCCATCCGTTTCCCGCGCCATCGCCCGTGACCTGCGCCGGCGCTACGGCGAGCACTACCGCATCATCCGGGCCTCCTCGGCCGCGGACGCGCTCGACGCGCTCAAGGACATCAAGCTGCGCGGCGGCCGGGTCGCGGTGGTGCTGGCCGACTACCGGATGCCCCAGATGAACGGCATCGAGTTCCTCGAGCAGGCCATGGACCTGTTCCCGCACGCGCGGCGGGCGCTGCTCACCGCCTACGCCGACACCGACGCGGCGATCCAGGCCATCAACGTGGTGGACGTCGACCACTACCTGCTCAAGCCGTGGGACCCGCCGGAGGAGAAGCTCTACCCCGTCATCGACGCGCTGCTCGACGCCTGGCAGGTGACCGGCGACCGCGAGATCGAGGACATCCGGGTCGTCGGGCACCGCTGGAGCGAGCCGTCGTACCAGATCCGCGACTTCCTGGCGCGCAACCTGGTGCCGTACAAGTGGTTCTCGGCGGACGACCCGGAGGGCCTGCGCCTGCTCGAGGCGGCCGGGGTGGGTCCCGAGGCCGTGCCGTTGGTGGTGACCGCCGACGGGCGCGCCCTGACCCAGCCGAGCACCTCCGAGGTGGCCGAGGCGGCGGGTCTGTCCACCGCTCCCAACCGCGACTTCTACGACCTCATCATCGTCGGGGGCGGCCCGGCCGGACTGGGGGCGGCCGTCTACGGCGCCTCCGAAGGACTCAAGACGCTGCTGGTCGAACGGCAGGCGGTCGGCGGTCAGGCCGGTCAGAGCTCGCGCATCGAGAACTATCTCGGTTTCCCCGACGGCATCTCCGGTGCCCAGCTCACCGATCGCGCCCGCCGCCAGGCCGGCAAGTTCGAGGCCGAGGTGCTCAACACCCGGGAGGTCACCGGGCTGCGGCTGGACGGCTCCGCGCGCACCCTGACCTTCGCCGACGGCGGCGAGGTGTCCGCGCACTCGCTCGTGCTGGCCACCGGCGTCGCCTACCGCCCGCTGGTCGCCGACGGCATCGCCGAGCTCACCGGCTCGGGGGTCTACTACGGCTCGGCCGCGACCGAGGGGCCGTCCTGCGCGGGCAGCGACGTCTACATCGTCGGCGGGGCCAACTCCGCGGGGCAGGCCGCGCTCTTCTTCTCCCGGTACGCCCGCAGCGTCACGCTGCTGGTGCGGGGTGACTCGCTCGAGGCCTCGATGTCGTACTACCTCATCCAGCAGCTGGACCGGGTCGACAACATCCACGTGCGCACCCGCTGCGAGGTCGTCGGCGCCGAGGGCAGCGGCCACCTGCAGGCCATCACCATCTGCGACAGCAAGAACGGCGCGGTCGCCAGCGTCGAGTGCGGTTACCTGTTCATCTTCATCGGGGCCGAGCCGCGCACCGACTGGCTCGGCGACGCGGTCGCCCGCGACGGCAAGGGCTTCGTCTACACCGGCCCGGACCTGCTGCGAAATGGCACCCGACCGGCGGGATGGGATCGCGACCGCGATCCGTTCTACCTGGAGTGCAGTGTTCCCGGCATCTTCGCCGCCGGCGACGTCCGGGCCAACTCGGTCAAACGGGTGGCCTCGGCAGTCGGCGAGGGCGCGATGGCCGTCACGCTGGTCCATCGTTACCTGGAGGCTCAGTAA